The sequence GGCTAATAAAATTTGTACTCTACATCGAGCTGTAACTACTCGTTGGAGCTCCCATTTTTCTTCCGTCAGTAACTTAATTGATATGTTTGGTGCAACTTGTAGCCTTCTCGAATGAATGATTTATAGTGGATCCAACAAAAATCAGTCGTGGGGAGGCTAAAAGCATTCATAAGGAGATAATATCATTTGAGTTTGTGTTTATCTTGCACTTGATGAATGAAGTTCTAGGAATCTCTAATATTCTTTGTCAAGCATTACAAATGAAATCCCAAGAAATATTGAATGCGAAATTTAGTCTCACCAACCAAGATACTTCTTCAAAAGTTAAGAGAAGTTGGATGGGATCAATTTCTAGGGACCGTGATGAAGTTTTGCGAAAGgtatgaatattatttatttaaatattttttattatcaaatgaAAAATATCATGGGATgatattttcttttgaaaggTATCATTGAGATGCCGGACATGAATGCTCGATACTTGGAAGGCACAAGACGTTCTTGTCAGTAGAAAAATAATATCACGGTTGAACATTTATTATCGTGTTAACATATTCAATGTTGTGATAGAATTTCAATTTATGGAATTGAGCAATAGATTTACTAAAGAAGCAATGGAACTCTTGACTCTCAGCTCCGCTTTGAATCCTATTAATGGTTTTAGATCATTTTGCATTGAGGATATTTGTACTTTTGCTCAGAAATTTTATCCTCaagattttatttgatttgagaTAGATACTTTGAGACGGCAATTGGAACATTATGAATATTTAGCAGTTCATCGTGCAGATTTTTAGGAAATTGTTTCTCTTTTCAGTTATGTCAAGCCTTGTTTGAAACTAGAAAATCAGAACAATtatatttgattgatagattgattCGTGTGTTGAGTCTTCCTGTTTCAACAACAACTACAGAGATAGCATTTTCAGCAATGAATCTTCTCAAGACATCTTTCGCAATAAGATGGATGATGATTTTCTTACAGATTGCATGGTTGTTTATATTGAGCGAAAGTTTGCTGATTCGGTAGATGTTGAATCCATAATACATCAGTTTGATGAGAAGCCTCATAGGTGAAACATAGTTTCAATgaaattgtttgattgtatttgCACCAAAAATGCCTTGTATATTTGTTATGTTTCTTTACTCGTAGGAGTGTTCGGACATTTTGTTAAAATATTATTCATCttgatatattatatttatatgtattttgattatattatgtCCTACTAAATaagtttttagaaaaaattATAATCAGCCCCTGATATAAAATCCTGATTACGCCCTTATCCGCATTTTTAGGCAAGTTGAAAAATTGTCAACCCCACCCACTTATTTTGTACGGCGGGACGGGCCAACCTGAAAGATTtagcccattttgacacctctatcCATGAAAAAATGACGGGTTGGGTCATGGTTTTACTGGCTCGTTTGGAGGCGGACCTAAATGGGCCAATCCAAACAGACCACATGTTGAGGCGGGGCATGCCGTCCCactggtttttttttaaaaaaaattaaaatttatcatttttaaaaattatggaaTAAAAGCACTcatgttaaattattttaatttataactagtatttgatgtgtttttaatatcttacattattattttttttggtaaaATATCTACTTATGTTAGTTATATTATttaatgtgattttttttgacATGTTTGTTTGtgatatttattatttgttattttgtaacattaataatatattttttttttcaatttcaaatACTAGTAttgttttcttttaattttcttatttttattttttttaaaaaatttagacgGATTGGCCCACCTAACCTGCAACATGCGGCGTGACGGGTTGTGATTTTAATGGTCCGTTTGGAGACGGGCCTAAACGGGCTGCAGGTTGAGTTGGGTTGGGACTTGCGTACTTGCGTTTGACAGTCACAGCTCTATGCATAACCGTCACAATTACAATCATAAAATAAGtctattatatatattgtaGACCTAGCATATGGGTAATACCCAAATAATAGATTTAACGTCCCATGATTTGTCGCgacaacaatatataattaattacgcctatgtgtaaaaatacaAACCATTAAATACATAGTTTGAATATTACTCATATACTAAGATCTCATCTACCCATATATAGTTGTATTcatcattaaatatttttttgatctTACGTTTTCTTCATAATGCGAATTCGAAAAGacaaattaaatcaaatcaattttaatttttaggaATGGGAAAgaaatcttaaaattttaatctaatttaataaaaaaaatagtccCAAACATCTCTATTGGTTTGACTGCTCTAATTACTAGCTCCTTTTAGCTACCATACTGGTTCCAAACATCAACTCTATTTCCAACATTACAAACAAAGTACAAACATCCTAAAAATCAAGAACCGGAAAATTTGGCCCCATCAGAATTTTAGTAAAAGTCgagtaaataaaaacaaaatcaaaaccaTCGAGTTAGGAAACGAGAACTGCATTTATGCTAAAAATGGATAAAGATCGGAATCAAGAAACAGCGCGAAAAGTACATCGTCATCTTCTTTATCAAGGCATCGTGAACGAGACGAAAATGAAATACACCGAGTCTCTCCTTCGCTTCAACTAATTCTACACACAAACATAAATTACATTTATTGCTACAACTTATTTGTACTACGTGTTTAGATACTTCATACTCGGACACAATGGCGCCATGATCCGTTTTGCAGGTTCCACAAGCATAGCAGCACCCGCAGATGACCCTTATAAACTATCATCAAGCATCTTAGATAGCAGTATTCCTTGAACAAACTCACATCTCTTCGTCTTCTCCTCTTTATCTTCGATCGACAATGGAGGTTCTTGGACCTTTCTGCAAACAGTCATCCAATAAATATCATTGTTACTTGCGGTTACATTTTCAGTCACTCCCCAAAAACAGTCTATTATCATGTTATATTCTAACACAATACAATACGCGCAAGCGCAAGCGCACGCGCACGCAAATATACATTATAGAACTTCTGTATACCTCAATTACTGTTTAAAAAAATGTTCACTTACAAGTTACAATCAGATCATCACAAACATTTGACTATGaatttgatatttattcatcAGACAAAAAACACTTACATGATTTGATTGCTACGGTAAATTCCTCGtgcttaaaaaaaatgaatcaaCAGATACACTCAATCCTCAAAGTACTTTCAAAAACTGTTTTCCGCAGAAAATATTCCCAGAGAAATAGGAAATAAAACCCAACATAACTTAAACTACAAAGTGATAGCAGTATCTATATCACATGAACACAATTTAACTACTCTAACCATACACAGCTGGTAAATGAGGCTATGACAGATTTTCATCCTCAAGGCCGCAGATTAATATCACTAGAGGCCAAAAGAAATATTGTTGGAAAAAGGTATGCTCCAAGTATAATACATGACATTCCAAAGATCCTGGAAATTTTTACAGGATTTAAACGCTCCATGCGTGTGAGAAAGatcttttttatgtttatgatatCAACAAAGGGTGGCTGGCTCCGGTTCTTATTTAGTTCCAATTTTGATAAATCACACGATTTACACAATAAAAATTAGTATTTGACTCCATTTTGCGCCATCAAGGTTTTGATCATTAAGCTTAGCCTAAGAGGGCAGGCAGAACCAACCACTAACCATCAATGAGGACAAAAGGATTCTTCTTCCATGTGGAGTTTCATTAATATGAAATAGCATATAGTTCAACTGGTTAAGACTATCAGGTACAACAACAGTGTATCGTCATTATCACTAACTTCTATGGTAGAGATAAAGAGAGCAAACCAAATGCTTAGCTTTTCTTCAAAGGACTCTAGTTTCTTCATGAAGTTAATGACCAAAATTTTTATTAAGTCCCAAGAAAGGTAGGAGAACAACTGTAACATTTATGGAGGCAGTTGCTGCAGAGAACTATGCATCAAGAAATCGTTATCAATGCCTCTAAGAATCTCGAAAGAAAACTAAGATGCACCAACCATTAATTTCAAATGCCTGTTAAATTTCGGAGGCCACTATGAGCTGAAAACAAAACCAGGTAAATTTCAGAAACTCGATCACCAATTTATCTTACAAAAGCTTTTGAGTTAACTTAGCCCTGCTTCAAAGGTACATTGGATTTCACAAAGAAAATAAGAACTTAATTGAAAAATGTTAATCTCAATGGATTGGCTCTAGTTTAAAAATAATCTTTCCAAACAAAACCAGCACTTGGAAGGAAGAAGGTCGAAACAGCATAAAGAGTTCCAAAGTAACTTAAGACTATCTTTCACAGAGGTAAAGAACACCATCAGAAATCATTTATATTGAGTAACATTTCCCCAAGTTAGAGGGAGAAGGAAAAACTAAAAAACGTAAAGTGGTACTGATATACAAGTGGATCAAATCATTTCACCGCAAACACTGACAACTCAATGATTAAAAGGAGAAATCCAAGTTCAATGCTCAACATCCTCAAGAATATTATATTCTTAAAGGCTATTCAAATGCTTCTACAATCCATCATAACGTTAATAACTAAATGCCACCTAATGACATGGAGCCAAAGTGGAAGTTTAGAACTGAAATATTACCTTTCTGAAATGCCATCGGTTGTGCTTTTGTTAACTGATGCTGACCCAGTCGACGTGTTAGATGGAACactttcaaaatcttgaaccattGGCAAAATAAATGACGACAATAGCGGGTCTGGGGCTGCATTGCTAGAAGAAACTGAGGCGGCCGACCCTCCAAAGAGGGACTGCAAATTACCTTCTTTCAGTTccctcctcaacaaagaaaggGTTGAATAGGAACCAGATTTTCTTGATTTCCTCTTGCGCTGCATGTGATCTCCCGTCAAGGAAATGAATTGAAGATGATCACGTCatcattttaatataatattcatGTGAAAATACCAGTTAATCTTGTAGTTACTGGACACTTCCTAAGATTTGAGAAGTCAATGGCACATTTTTTAATATAGTTTTTACAGCAAAGAATAACATAAATCTCTTGCCAAGCTCATGTAAGTAAACTATTTGCAGAACAAAATACAGAGAAACAACATAGATGCAACTCGATGAGAGAAAAAACTACTTGGGTTCAAGTAGATAATCTAAGATATAGCAAGGTAGAAGAAAGGATATCTTAAAGATATTTCCATGTTGCAAGGTTATATGCGCTACCATGTCAACACCAACCCTCACTGAGCAAACCGGACACACCTGCAGAAAGAATACCTATGTTAAAATAACTTCACAGAGACATCCGAATAGTTATTGCTTAATGTTATATTTATGCCAACAGAAGAACTAAAACAACAAATGCTTAAGAGACATTATCTTCTCATAATAGTTTCACCCAATGATAGCCCAAGGAAACGAAATCTTTCCAGTAGTAGCGTATTAAAGAAAACTCAAAGAAGATAAACATGAATATAGGTATAGTCCGTCAATTATGAGCACATGACATCATCTCTGCAGGTCTGATTGATCATTATTATGAGCACATGACCATCATCTCTGCAGGTCTGATTAATCATTTTCCAAATCTTTGTGaagctaaaaaaaatattcatcagATAAGAGCTAGCTAGTTGAGGATCAGGAAAGCATTGCATATAAGTGTAGCATAATGGgtacaacaaaaattttatatcgcACTCATAGAGTaatcaggaaaaaaaaaacaatcttACCCCACTGTTGGTCTCAACAGGGTGTTCATCATCGATGTGGCAACAGAGTCCCACAATGTCGAAATATTCTGAACAGAAAGGGCAAATATACTCTTCCCTTGTATCATCCTCCACCTCAAGTTCCTCGAAACCCATAAGCATTTCTGCATCAAAATTATCCCACTTGAGCCCTGACATAACatccaaacacacacacacacagaaaGCCCATCAAAATCAATGTAAATGACGTACAAATAGATTTGATAGTAACCAATTCCATATAAGAATGCGTCTCAGGTTTAATATAAAGCAATGGACAGGAATAATCTTTAAAATTCAACCTTTAAAGGATACGTTCAATAGAAAATGTTAGCGAGCTCCAAGTAAAAGCCAGTTTTCAACACAAACATGTGATGCCCTAAAACCGTACTGAACCAAAGGGTACGATAGATTTTGAATCCAGTACTCAAACAGAGAGCCAACTTTTCAAAGGAAGATTTATTCAATCACAAACCCTAAGTAAAATCATTCAATTTTCACCGTCCGTACACACTGCGTTAGAACCCAAATCACTAGCAAACAAAAAAATGCAACCTTTCACCGAAATCTACATCAAATCAACAAATTCAAAGAAGCCCAGATGGAAATTAAACGTTCCAGAGAAAAGTGAGATAACAATCTCAAGCACAAACCAGATCGAGATTGAAGAGCTGATTTATAGCTCTTGGTGGCAGAAGACAGACGAGCAGCCCAAGAATTAGAATCCATGGCTTCCCTGTTTCTACTTAAAACACAGACTGAAAATGGTTCTGGGAATCCGAGCACTTTTCCAATCAAGAACTGATTGAAAGCAATCAAGAGTTTGCCTGATTCGTGAAACTTTTGGACCACAAAATTCTTCCTGATTTGGGTATTTCCTGATGAAGTGAACGCGTTTTGGCGATGAGAGGAGTGAAACTGAAGAGGGTTGGCTGAGAAATTGATATCCACCAGGAAGAAAAATATAAAGCAAATTTCTGTGGTACGTTTAGGACAGTGAATTGGGTCGGTTGGCGCGTGCAGTTGCTGTAGTTCACGCACGCCACGCAATGCGTGCGTGTGTGGTCGAATTTTTTGTGTATATtactttttatattttttttattattattaattattattattattattattattattattattattatttggtaTATTTTAGATAATTAGATTAGATTATTACATTACATTATAATTTAAAGTTTTAGAAATATTTTTAACAATAAAAGAGTAATTATTCAAATTTACCATGTTTTTTGTCATTCAGGAGTGAATATTAGaacttaaatataaataaaaataaatattttttttattgttagccAACATGTTAAATCCGAAAATATAAATACAAAAGTATAGTAAGAGTAAAAACTACTTAAGGTACAATGCAGTAATGTAACGAGTGTGTAAATACTGAGAAAGTAAACAGTAAAACAAATGATAAATCAACCGAGGCTTGTACGAGATATAGTGTCCTTAAAACAGATCCATCCCCTTTGGTATGTGATGAGATGATCAAGATAGACGACTTTTTCCCATGATACAACAGGTAATACCTTGTAGACACCTAGCACGAAGGTACTACAACGACGAATTGAACAAGTACCTAAGCTTTATCACGAAATGAACTGGAACAGAGCAGCGGGAtgccaaagaaagaaaagagaggaaatgAGCTGAGAAATCGTGGTGTATTTGAAGGACTGAGATTGACTCCATAAATAGGCACTCGGGTTCCATATGGAGTACAAAGGTTGAAAGTAGAAGCACCAAAATTCTGGGCAGCAGAAGCACCAAGAGACAGCCAGATGAAGGGTCTCGTCCAGAAGCTTTTGCCAGGGCATATGGAATGTCATTTCTTATCCGaaattgaaaaagaaaattgcaaaaaggtGGCTAACACTATGCAAGCGATTTTTGCCTTGATCAGTCAGACATTCAATGTGTCCAGGTCGCGCTCGTACGCTTGCACACAAGTCAAACCTTTTCCAGTGCAAATCAGGCCCTTGATTTGCACCCTCCTACGCAGACACGCGCGCGAGAGAGCTTCTTAACCAATCATTCTTACACCTTTATAAAGTGTAACATAATATAAGCTCCCACATGTCATATTTATTTTCCTATGCGGGACATTCTTTTATTCCACACACTTAACCTTCCACTTTATTAAGACCAATAACTTATCTTATTTTCATTCACATAAATGATAAGCCCAATGTCTAAGTCCAAAAGTCCAACAATCTCCTAcataaatgtaaattgaaaggtAAATGAAGATCTTTGTGATAAAGTTCAACAGTTAAATCCTGCATATGATAGGTAGGCATTACCCTCTGAGCATTCCATTGTGAAAGCACAATAATTCACTGGTTGACTGTAGACGAGATGTCTTTGAACTGTACAACTGCTAGCGTAAATTAAAATATACTTCAAAATTGATATAATTTAGTTCTcatgattgttttttttttgccatCAACGCATGCCTGGTTATGTAAGAGGGTCTAAAATCGAGCCTTGTAATTCCTTCGAAGCGGCCCCGCTTCTCACTCATGTAGGTGATTCTATGTTACTTTCCATTAGAATCATTAAAAGTTATATGTTTATCCTCAACAGTCACTGTTTATAATAGGAATAGACTAGGGATAACTTCCATAATGATCTACCAAATTATTTCCAACCGTAGATAAGGCAGCAATCACAagtagagccgtcaatttgggttaggtcCGTCGGGTTGGTCCGTCCCATCACATAATTTAAATGGGTTGGGTTAAAATTAAAGGAGgttatgtatttttatttgtagtgaGCCAACCCGCGGTTCGAGCCGCCTAACCCACAAACCACCTTGGGTTTCATTGAGTTGAGGATTTCCAATCCGCAGGGatggtgggtcggcccgccCTCAACCCGCCAAACACTGAGTTTTGGGTGGGCCGGCCCGTCTTGCCATGAGTTGGCCCGTCTGACAGCTCTAATCGCAAGTATCACTTGTATTGAAATTATTCTCGTCATTGGAGATAAGTGTCAAAGTAATCAAGCCCTTCACGTTGATGGTAACTCTATATTACCAATCTGGCTTTATACTTATCTATTGTTCCATCTGATTTCATTTTTCgtttaaaaatccatttataaCATAGTGTCTTGCTTCTCAGAGGAAGGTCCACTAGTTCACATGTATGCTTTTGTAAAATGGAttctattttgaaatttatagTCTCTTTCCATTGAGGCCCCTAAGACAAATCATAGCTTCCTTGAAGCTTTGCGGTTCAATTTCCATCATGAAAGTGACGAAATCCGGACCAAAAGATTTCTCCGTCCTATCTCTCTTGCTACGTCTAGGTTCAACCTCATGGttaaaattttgtttcattATCTCGTGTGATCTTTTGGATGAACTTGGTTCTTCCTTAAATTTGAAAGGAAACACATGTTTAATGAACGAGTCATTTCTAGATTCCATTATTGTATTCTTGTGAATATTAGGTATTTGAGATTCATATACAAGGAAATGATGAGCGCTACTGTTGTGTGCATATATATTCAATGAAAATGAAATCAACAGTTTTTTTTGtcatattttt comes from Henckelia pumila isolate YLH828 chromosome 4, ASM3356847v2, whole genome shotgun sequence and encodes:
- the LOC140859866 gene encoding protein DEHYDRATION-INDUCED 19 homolog 3 isoform X1, which gives rise to MDSNSWAARLSSATKSYKSALQSRSGLKWDNFDAEMLMGFEELEVEDDTREEYICPFCSEYFDIVGLCCHIDDEHPVETNSGVCPVCSVRVGVDMVAHITLQHGNIFKMQRKRKSRKSGSYSTLSLLRRELKEGNLQSLFGGSAASVSSSNAAPDPLLSSFILPMVQDFESVPSNTSTGSASVNKSTTDGISERKVQEPPLSIEDKEEKTKRCEFVQGILLSKMLDDSL
- the LOC140859866 gene encoding protein DEHYDRATION-INDUCED 19 homolog 3 isoform X2; the protein is MDSNSWAARLSSATKSYKSALQSRSEMLMGFEELEVEDDTREEYICPFCSEYFDIVGLCCHIDDEHPVETNSGVCPVCSVRVGVDMVAHITLQHGNIFKMQRKRKSRKSGSYSTLSLLRRELKEGNLQSLFGGSAASVSSSNAAPDPLLSSFILPMVQDFESVPSNTSTGSASVNKSTTDGISERKVQEPPLSIEDKEEKTKRCEFVQGILLSKMLDDSL